The DNA sequence CGAAGAGCCGGGTGGCCTCCTCCAGCGTCTGCCGGGTGGCCGGCCGCCTGAGCGCGGCGCGGCCCCGCAGGTAGAGGTCGTAGGCCTCCAGGCTGGCCGGCTCGGGCTGGTCGAGCTCGGCCCGGGAGGTGCTGGAGAGCACCAGCTCGAGCGATCCCACCACCTGGCGCGCGATGTCCTCCTGGATGGCGAAGACCTCGGCCAGGCGCCGGTCGTAGATCTGCGACCAGAGCCGGAAGCCGGTGCGGGCGTCCACCAGCTCGGCCGAGACGCGCAGCTGGTCCTTCTCGCGCCGCACGCTCCCCTCCAGCACCACGTCCACGCCCAGCCGCCGGGCCACCTCGGCGGCGCTGGCGGTGGTGCCCTTGAGCGGGAAGGTGGTGGAGCCGGCCGCCACCCGGAGCTCGCGCACCCGGGTGAGCCGGTGGCGGATCTCCTCGGTGAGCCCGTCGCTGAAGTACTCGGTGTCGGCGCTGCCGCCCAGGTCGTGGAAGGGCAGCACCGCGATGGCCCGGGCCGGCCGGGGCGTGGGCGGCCCCGGCGGCCAGCGCACCGCCACCAGCGCCAGCGTCGCCGCCAGCGCGGCCGCGCCCAGCAGCAGGAGCAGCACCGGGCGCGAGCGCAGGCCCAGGCGCCCCCGGACCGCGGCCGGCGGCGCCAGCACCTCCTCGAGCGCCGCCAGCACCTCGGGGGCGCCGCGGGGCCGCCGGCCGGGCTCCTTCTCCAGCAGGCGGGCCACCAGCCCGGCCAGCCGCGGGGCCTCCGGCGTGGCCAGCGCCGGCGCCGGCCGGTCGGACAGCACCGCCGCGCCGTCGGCGTCGCCGGGGAAGGGGAGCCGCCCGCTGAGCGCCTGGAAGAGCAGCACCCCCAGGGCGTAGACGTCGGTGCGCTCGTCCTCGGCCTGGCCGCGCCACTGCTCGGGGGCCATGTACCCGGGCGTGCCGCCGGAGAGCCGCTGGCGGCCGAAGGCGTGCGACATGCCGAAGTCGAGCAGCTTCACCTGCCCGTCCTGGCAGAGGAAGACGTTGGAGGGCTTGAGGTCGCGGTGGATCACCCCCTGGGCGTGGGCGTGGCCCATGCCGCGGGCGATGTCGGTCGCCAGGGCCACCGCCTGGCGCGCCGGCAGCGGGCCGCGCCGCAGCCGCTGGTCGAGCGTCTCGCCGCGCAGCAGCTCCAGGATGAGGTAGGGGCCGAACTCGCACCGCCCCACGTCGTAGAGCGTCACCAGGTTGGGGTGCGAGAGCTGGGCGATGGCGTCGGCCTCGTGCTGGAGCTGCGCCTCGCCCACCTCGAGCAGGCCCGGCCGCACCAGCTTGAAGGCCACCGAGCGGGGCAGCTCGCGGTCGCGCGCCTCGTAGACCACGCCGAAGCCGCCGCGCCCGATCTCGCGCACCAGCTCGAAGCGGCCGATGGCGGTGCCCGGCTCTGGCAGGAGCCCCCAGCCGGCGCCCGGGTCGGGGGCCGGCACCTGGGCCAGCCGCACCAGCAGGGCCGAGAGCGCGCCGGGGGCCAGGCCGGTGGCCGCGGGCGGGTCGGTCGTCGGGGTGCCGCGGAGGTCGTCCGGCGCAGGCACGGGGAACCCAGGGGGAGAGGTGAGCGCGCAGCCTACCGCACCGTGACTGGGCGTCCCATCGCCGCGGGCTGGGCTGGGCGGGAGCGAGGACGGCGCCCGCCGACCGCTCCGGCGCCGCCCCGCGGGCGCTCAGCCCGAGGAGGCGGCCAGCGCCCGGCCCATGGCGCCCGCCACCTCGGCGTCGCCGGGGGCCAGGGTGAGGGCGCGCCTGAGGTGGGGCAGCGCGTCGGACGCCTGGCCCGCGGCCAGCCGGCGGGTCCCCTCCAGGTAGGCCTCATGGGCGTCGGCCGAGCGGGTGATCGGCCGCACCGGCGCCGGGCCCACCGGGGCGTGGGCGCGCAGCACGGGATCCCAGGCCGCCACAGGGCCGGCCTCCTCGCGCCGCAGGCAGACCACCCGGCGCGCCATGAGCGAGAAGAGCGCCCGCTGGGCGGCGGCCCAGGTCGGCTCCAGGCGCACCCTGAGGTCGCCCACCGTGCCGCCGTTGCGCAGGGCGCGGATGACGTCCAGCTCGTCGGCGCTGAAGTCGAGGAGGAAGCGGGGCGGCGGGGCCAGGAAGAGCAGGGTGGCGGGCTCGAGCCGCTCCGGCACCCGCGCCAGCGAGGGCAGCCCGGGCAAGGCGCGCATGGCCTGCTCGAACCAGCGGGCGGCGGCCGGCAGCGAGGCGCGCTCGAAGGCGATGCCGAGCCGCCAGGGCGCCGAGGGGCTGCACCAGGCCACCCGGCCGGCCACCTCCTCGCTGCGGCCGGTGCCCGGCACCGCCAGCCGGAGCGTGAGGGTGGACTCGGCCACCACCTCCTCGGGCGCCACCAGCTGCAGGCCGCAGGGGCCGACGTCCAGGGTCTCGGCGGTCCAGCGGTCCCCGAAGTGCTCCACCTCGACCCGCACGGTGAGCGGCAGGCGAGCGGTGCGGCGCGGGTTCACGATCGGGCCCAGCATGCCGTCCCCCTTGGGGTCGAAGCAGGCGCGGAGCATACGCGCCCGCCGTGCGGTCCGCCCCTGCCATGAACCGGGGATGGCCGGCGCCCACCCTGCCGAGGGCGAGGGCGGGGGCCCAGGCCAGGCCAGGCCCTGGCCGGGCCGGAGGCCAGGGCCCCTCCCGAAGCAGGAGCCGCCGTCACGCCCGGGCGCGCCGCGCCTCCTGACGCTAGGTCCACACCGCTCTTCCCAACCCCCAGCCCCCATCCGGGAGGTCACTCACGTGAACCGACTCTCAGCGCTCGCACTCGCCGGAGCCCTCGCCGCCGGCTGCGCCACCCCCAAGCCCCCGCCTCCACCCCCGCCGCCGCCTGCGCCGGTGGCCGTGGCGCCCGCCTTCGCCCCGGCGCCCGCCGCGCCCGGCATCGACGCCTCCATCGTGAAGCCCTCGGTGGACGCCTGCGCCGACTTCTACGAGTACGCCTGCGGCGGCTGGATCGAGAAGACCCAGATCCCGGCCGACCAGTCGCGCTGGGTCCGCTCCTTCAACGTGATGCGCGAGGAGAACAAGGCCAAGCTGCGCACCCTGCTCGACGCCGCCGCGGCCGGCCAGGTGAGCCAGGACGACCGCTACGGCCAGCAGGTGGCCGACCTCTACGCCGGCTGCATGGACGAGGCGGCCATCGAGCGGGGCGGGCTGGCCGAGCTCCGGGCCGCCTGGCGGCAGGTGGAGGGCGTGAAGGACGCCCGCACGCTGGCCGCCACCCTGGGCCGGCTGCACGCCGGATCGATCAGCGCCGTCTTCGGCATCAACTCCACGCAGGACGCCAAGGACTCCACCCAGGTGGTGGGCTGGGTCCACCAGTACGGCGTCCTGTCCCTGCCCGACCGCGACTACTACACGAAGCAGGACGAGAAGAGCGCCGCCATCCGCCAGGACTTCCTGGCGCACCTCTCGAAGCAGCTGGCCGCCGCCGGCCGCCCGGCCAGGGCCGCCGCCGCCGAGGCCAGGGCCATCCTGGCGCTGGAGACCACCCTGGCGGAGAGCCAGTGGACCCGCGTCGAGCTGCGCGATCCCTCCCGCACCTACAACCGGCTGGACCTGGCCGGCCTGAAGAAGGCGGCCCCGCAGTTCGACTGGACCGGCTACCTGAAGGCGGTGGGGCTGGCCGGCCAGACGTCCTTCGACGTGACCACGCCGAAGCTGGTGGAGGCGGTGGGGCAGCAGGTGCGGAAGACCCCGGCCTCCACCTGGCGCGCCTACCTGCGCTGGCGCCTGCTGGCCGACGCGGCCGGCGTCAGGGCCCTGCCCAGGGCGCTCTCCGACGAGGCCTTCTGGTTCAAGGCCCGGAACTTCACCGGCGAGAAGGCGCAGCCGGAGCGCTGGAAGTCCTGCGTGGACCTGGTGGACGGCTCCATGGGCCACGCGCTGGGCCACGCCTTCGTGCGCCGCCACTTCGGGGGCGACGCCAAGCAGAAGGCCCTCTCGCTGGTGACCGGAGTGCAGCGCGCCATGGCCGGCCGCATCGCCTCGCTGGCGT is a window from the Anaeromyxobacter sp. genome containing:
- a CDS encoding protein kinase → MPAPDDLRGTPTTDPPAATGLAPGALSALLVRLAQVPAPDPGAGWGLLPEPGTAIGRFELVREIGRGGFGVVYEARDRELPRSVAFKLVRPGLLEVGEAQLQHEADAIAQLSHPNLVTLYDVGRCEFGPYLILELLRGETLDQRLRRGPLPARQAVALATDIARGMGHAHAQGVIHRDLKPSNVFLCQDGQVKLLDFGMSHAFGRQRLSGGTPGYMAPEQWRGQAEDERTDVYALGVLLFQALSGRLPFPGDADGAAVLSDRPAPALATPEAPRLAGLVARLLEKEPGRRPRGAPEVLAALEEVLAPPAAVRGRLGLRSRPVLLLLLGAAALAATLALVAVRWPPGPPTPRPARAIAVLPFHDLGGSADTEYFSDGLTEEIRHRLTRVRELRVAAGSTTFPLKGTTASAAEVARRLGVDVVLEGSVRREKDQLRVSAELVDARTGFRLWSQIYDRRLAEVFAIQEDIARQVVGSLELVLSSTSRAELDQPEPASLEAYDLYLRGRAALRRPATRQTLEEATRLFERAIAADGRFAVSYAGLCDAWLARFTFARAAADFERAEQACQVALDREPQAAAVHQALASLHLAAGDADRAGREFTQAASLATNPVEALLGLARAVEASGRTAEVEAIFERARQADPSDWQVARQVGNFLFRMGRHAEAATVYAEVVTRTPDSASAHGNLGAARYLAGDFQGAVAALETSVALGPTQGALSNLGSAAFYLGRFEEAAARFRKAAELAPGDHVYQGNLGDALTFAGGRAAEAAGAYRQATALAEQQLAINREDDDTRSDLARYQARLGRAERARQLRDEALRRAAGNLYVQYNAALVSLQLGALDEALAALERAVALGYQRRLLSRDAALAPLRGLPRFEALAAALPAGAPPHPAP
- a CDS encoding PilZ domain-containing protein, with product MLGPIVNPRRTARLPLTVRVEVEHFGDRWTAETLDVGPCGLQLVAPEEVVAESTLTLRLAVPGTGRSEEVAGRVAWCSPSAPWRLGIAFERASLPAAARWFEQAMRALPGLPSLARVPERLEPATLLFLAPPPRFLLDFSADELDVIRALRNGGTVGDLRVRLEPTWAAAQRALFSLMARRVVCLRREEAGPVAAWDPVLRAHAPVGPAPVRPITRSADAHEAYLEGTRRLAAGQASDALPHLRRALTLAPGDAEVAGAMGRALAASSG
- a CDS encoding M13 family metallopeptidase; translated protein: MAGAHPAEGEGGGPGQARPWPGRRPGPLPKQEPPSRPGAPRLLTLGPHRSSQPPAPIREVTHVNRLSALALAGALAAGCATPKPPPPPPPPPAPVAVAPAFAPAPAAPGIDASIVKPSVDACADFYEYACGGWIEKTQIPADQSRWVRSFNVMREENKAKLRTLLDAAAAGQVSQDDRYGQQVADLYAGCMDEAAIERGGLAELRAAWRQVEGVKDARTLAATLGRLHAGSISAVFGINSTQDAKDSTQVVGWVHQYGVLSLPDRDYYTKQDEKSAAIRQDFLAHLSKQLAAAGRPARAAAAEARAILALETTLAESQWTRVELRDPSRTYNRLDLAGLKKAAPQFDWTGYLKAVGLAGQTSFDVTTPKLVEAVGQQVRKTPASTWRAYLRWRLLADAAGVRALPRALSDEAFWFKARNFTGEKAQPERWKSCVDLVDGSMGHALGHAFVRRHFGGDAKQKALSLVTGVQRAMAGRIASLAWMDQPTKVKAGEKLGTVDNKIAYPNTWQSYDGLVIRRDAYYASASAAGAFELKRQLAKIGKPVDRSEWGMSTPTVNAYYNPQLNEMVFPAGILQPPFYTQGANDAVNYGAVGFVVGHELTHGFDDEGRQYDARGNLTDWWSKAVGEEFERRAECVVKQYDAYPVIDEVKLNGKLTLGENIADLGGLTLAFAAYQASRVDRLPEAPVGGFSADQQFFLAAAQVWCTQIRPENARLRAATDPHSSARWRVNGPLSNLPEFARAFQCKAGDAMVRADRCDIW